The region GGTGCCACGCCTCGTGATTGGTAGAGTTCTATGTTGGTACAGTACAAACGATGGTGccattactgctgctgctgctgctgctgctgctgctgctgttcctacttatgatgttgatggtgttgctaatggtggtggtggtggtgccggtaggTTTAATGCAGTTCCTTGCATCCGTCTTGCCGTTACTGCCACGGTGCAACTGTTTATTGCTACCTTCGTCCGATAAGACCGTTCGGAGGCTGAGCGCCAGCGGATGGCATGTGGATGAGCTCGAGCTCGACCAGCAGCGGGAAGTGATCGGACGGTATGTGCGGATGGGGGCAACCGACCACCTTGTTCTCCCGCAGCCAGTCGGACGAGATGGGACCGAGCAGCCCGAGCGGTACCATGCCTTGCTTCGAGTAGAATATGTAATCGATAATACCTTTAAATTCGAATGTATAATTTGTATATGGCATTATATCTTCACTGTATGCTGACGCTAGCTTAAAGGAATGAGTAAATTCATTTGGTGTATCACAATTTGATATACGCTGCAGGCAGGATTTGTAGCCCAGCTCCTTGAAGTCCTGGTGGTCCATCGAAACCCGGCCGGCACTTAGAAACTCAATCACACCCGAGTCTGGCAGCGAGTTAAAGTCACCGCACAGCACCAGTTGCACGTTATTTACATCAAACTTGTGTCCCGGCCGGAAGCTGAGACCGGCCTCGTCCAATATTGTCTTGATCTCGTTGCTCAGCATCATCGTTTGGATGAGCTTGACGTCGCAAAACTCCGGATCCCAGTGAATGTGCGCAGtgcacaccagcagcggctgcgAGATCTGGGCCGCTTCCGGCGACACACTCTCCCAGGCACCCTccttcaccttcagcagcGCGGCCAGCCCGATGTTATCTTTCGGCATGACGCGGTTCAGCATGTTATCCGAGCCTTCCGCGTTCGCCATTGCCAGCTGATTGAACTCCACCAGATGTTCTTTGATCAACGAAAATCTGCCAAGTGCCAAGTGCAGCAGTTGGCAAATAcaaagaaaagggagaagaagagcgaTATTTTTAAAGAATCGTTCCAGCAAAGCCGAATGGACAATTTTACTTACTTTGAGGAGCGGAAAAAAATCGCACAGCCGTCGACGTACTTGCGGTCGGCCTCCGACATGGTTTTTGCGCGCGATTTCGGCGAAAAGATACCCTCGTATCCATCGTTCTTAAGCTCCGGTTTAAAGAAGTTGAAAAACTGATCGGTTTCTACTTCCTGCAGACTGATGATGTCGGCGGAGTAATGTCGAATCTCGTCTAGAATTGCCTGTAAttaagaaaaaagaaacgatagGATATGatggcgaacggaacggttgcTGTGGGTAAAATGTTAGTTTACCTTTTTCCTGTACTCCCAGCTCAGCGCCCAGCTAGGACAGTAGCCGTACATCTGTCGCGTGGCGTACTTATCGCACAGCACGTTGTAGCACATGACGGTAAATATGCCTGAAATGCCAATGGGGTGCCAAAAGACCGAAAACGATTGCCGGTGAGTTCATGAATAATCCCCAACGCCCAACCCCCAACTTACATGCGCCCCGTGCACGATTCGGTCTAGCCAGGGGAATCCATGGGCGTTGCGGTGGAGGTCCCACGGAAActgaaatcgaaaatgaatgaaaacgatTCATTATTacaaaagagcgaaaaaaaaacaaataactaaGAACGACGGCACCCACAACCATGATCGAATCACCAGCCATTAAAACTAATTCGCTACATTATAAATCTTTGTAAAACACCAACAGCCCGTGTCAACGCAACGTGCGTGGAAGCGCTCGCTtcacgctcgatcgattgcattGTACGCCGGCCACTAACCATCGCATCGGCCAGCGCCACACAGTTGGTCTTTCAACAATGTTGTTGCTACGAGACTGTGGTACGAAATAAACGATCACCGCACGCATAACCAAGTAAGCCTGTTCCATCCACACTTCCAATACATGAAATATCGGTTTCACGATGTTCTAATTGGACGGGGTACCCTGTCTGGTGTGCTCGTGGTTTCGGCATCTGTGTATCGTTCGCTTTGGTCGACAAGAAATCCGATGGCGTTCGAAAATATGGAAGATCACAACAGAGACCGGCGACGGCGAAACCGGCAGCTGTTAACCAACGACCAGCAAAACACATTCATTCTTTAGACcagaccgaaaaaaaaaaacgataatcGTAAAGCGCACCATCCGATCACTGAACAAAACACCGCGAATGCCTCCTGACAACCAGAGAGCTCTTGCGCACCACCTTCACTGTTGCCGCCGTTTTCACATTGCGCACCACCGGCGCACTAATGTcagcgactgctgctggcggcgcaTCCTGGGGATTGTAACTAAGTTGTTAAAATAATGAAGCAACGATGGGCGACCAAGCAAGCATGGGTCTCCTTCTCCGTCTGCACGCTTCCGTAGATCTTTCGGTTCCGATTTGTCGGTGACAATATGGGGCATAGAAATGGCCAGCCGAAAGGACGAGAAGGGAAGACGGGAACGGACGGGTTCCTAAGCTTGCGTAGGTGCCAAATGGGGCGCCCCTGCCGGCCTGCTGGCAGGGGAGGGGGTATGCAGATCGTATTTTGCTGTAACCTTTCGCTGAAAGGTTCAACGCtaacgatggcggcggcgttgCTGGTAGACAGAAATTAAATTGCGTGACAGTACGGAGCGGCCCACGATTAGCCCCAGTAACATACTTTTACCCCCTTGTACTCCCAGTTGGCCGAGGCGAGCGATTGTTGTACCTTTTCTTCCAAGCAATTGATGATTTAAGTTAGGGTGGACGAtgatttaaaatttgaatttagaACCTCTTGTTAACACAATTACACTTGgagaaacgaaataaaatgctGAATATATCCGATGTTACCCTTCCTTCTGCGGTATGTTCGAACTTGCTTCATCAGCGCAATGTCCACTCAGGCTCCTGGCCggcccaaaaacaaaacgcacagCTTACTACAATGTAGATGAAACACTCCGGTCGTACAGTATCGAGcagaacagtagcagcagccaggcaTCTCTGCTAACGAGACCTCGGGAGTTACTTTATACTGGGGGTGTACGGGAACAGAACGCACACtcactctgtctgtctcgGCTGTCAACTGTTTCGAGGAGGCTTATTTGTTCCTCtctaggggttttttttgctcctttttcttccattcctgCCCTATCTACGCAGACCATGCTTTAAACGAcacttctctctctatcgcatCCACATTTATGGTCTTTCCTGGCGCACCACAAATCATTGCACATCGGTTGCTTGGTTCGTTGATTCGCAGatactgcagctgcagcatttGCGAGTACCACAATGAAAGAgaagtacaaaaaaaagcaaaaatctcCCGGATCATTGTCTTCCCGGTAGGACCACGGTGCGTATCAATTCGACCATCGATCGGAGGGAGAAggtgccgtgtgccgtgtacCGGCGGTCCAAGATAGGCGTGCATGCAAATCCTAGCGATGAATCTGTCGTCGAagggtgctgttggtggtgctttcgCTCTATCCCAGCAACTGGTTACTACTTCCGCCATATCGAAAGGCAAACCGATAACCGATCGTATCCACGGTGAAACCGGTGATGAAGCGGCTAGGACCAGACAAAGTGTTCCTTTTTGAACACAAAGAGGCAAAGGGCGTAACGGTTGCACCGTGGCCagaccaccaaccatccatccatcccatgCGCCCCATACGAATGCTAAGGTCAAGCAATTAGCTGCCGTCTGTCTCGCTCCTACGCTACTGCTCTTTCTTCACCAATTCAAAACTTCACTTTGCCACTTGTCCTCGGAAGGCTCGGAGGAAGCGTACTGACCAGAACTGGGTCGCGCTAATAACCGAGGGACCAATAAATCAACCCAAAGATACCTCGCCCAGATATGTGTGActgccgtcgctgccgctCGATATTCCTCGTGCGCAGTGTCTTCAATCCCATGCTGGTGATAACCGGCGGAGAGCGGAAATGgctaccagagagagagagagagagagagaagtgggTTAAGTTAAGGGTTCGTGTGCAGAATTATccacccctcctcctcctcctgtaaGCTGGCATGCATCCACATCAGCACCACGACGAACCGACCTCCGCGAGCAAACCGAATGTgtagcaacaacaaattgGCCAGATCAGCGAACCGGAAGGGCCAAAAGGGTATCTTGGTCGGTGTATCGCTTGGTTGAAGCTCGCTCTGTGGTTGACTGCCTgaatgactgactgactggctgctACTTCTACCGGAAGGTGCAGCCTAGAGGCAGAGAGTGTCATTTGTCGCCACCGCGCCAGGCTGACAGAATGACTGGCGGGCTCTGACGAGTTCTGTAGTGTTTGCCCGTTGCCGTTTTGCCTGTTGACAACATGTTTGTTGGAGTCGTtcgcgttgttttgtttgggttCTTCCCGTGGTTTGCTCTGTTGTCCGCTTGCTTTCGTTCCGTGCAGCGGCGTGCAGGTTgccgtgtttgttgtttcacgTCACTCCGGCTACACTCCGGCTCAGGGGGTACTTGCCACCGCCGAGTGCCGACCGTgggatgacgacggtggtcgAGGGTTTGCCCTAGAATCGAGCTACAAATTATTTAGACCCCAAGCAGACCTCTCGCGATTCAATCTCCTTGTTCGCCCTCCCTCTCTTGTGGATCTCTCTGCCACTAGTAGCGACCCAAGACGATATTGTATTAGCCTTTAATTGGAGGAAGTTTAGTGCAAATCATCCATACATCGAACGAATAGACCTcgccgaaccgaccgacctggCGGTAGTCAGAGCATCgtgagatgcagcagcagctactcgGTAGAAGGAGGATTACGACGTTCGATCTTCGAGCGGACGGCAGCAGCTCGAGTAGTAGAATGGGTTGGTAATTAAGAGTGAagctctctgctctctgctctctgctctgccctGTCCAACCACTGCTCAATGAGCCTACAATCGCGATAAAGACGCGGATGGGGCCGGAGGGTTGGCTTTGTGATGggccaacacaacacagcagttgcagtcgcaacaacaacaacgagaagcTGTCCAAAGCCACCCAGTAGCCAATCAACGATTGCGCTTGCAGTGTGCGCGCCGAAGCCCacgatccatcgatcggatcgagtgCACCCAGAACAAGGTGTGACTGGCGGGCCATGGAGCTGCTGCCATAGAGGATCGCTCACCCTAAAAACTTAACCACAACCCCCCTCACAAACGTTTGTAGCCGTGTTCCTGTGGCACTGCACCTCGAATTGACATTCGTGGATTGCTGTGCAGATGCTGTGGGTGTGCAAACGTAATGGAGTGGAATGGATTGCCGGTAAACGGTAGCAATCCGTTTACTGGTTAAGTGGAGTGCAGCAGTCTGTCGGATGAACAGGAACGGCGAGATACGGCAGCGAGGCGCTGATCCTACCTAGTAGATCGTCACGCTTCTATTAGCGCAATTCGTGTTGTAGAAGAGCgagcaattttcatttcaaacagaaagaaaaccaCTTGTGCATTCTAGAACCAGCACGATGCACGAATGACGCACGGACGCGCACGGATTGCCATTTTATCACGACCGGCCATTGGTGGGTTCGGGGGAGCGAAAGATGGGGCCAGCGCATAAATCACTCGACGAACCGAGAACTATCCGaggatcggtcggtcggtcggttggttggtggtcgttCACGCGGCAGTACGCGCCATTATTCACACCATTAGCTTACTAATGGAGCTAATGTTCCGATGATCCCATCCCTCGGTTCGGGTGGCACAGTTTCGCAACACAAGTCGCCCGGGTTCACGTTCACCGGGTGCACCAGCGACGATCGGTGACGGTTTGACACATGGACATGACTTCGGACTGTAGGAATTTATGCATCTCAACCGGCGGACGGAGTGTTGTAGTGGGTAggcgctgtggtggtggtgcgtgggaCGTTTtgtgtgcgatgatgatggcttgtTACCTGTTGTGCGGCTCAACAGTTCCGTGCGCACGTCAGGAATGGGGTAAAGCGTTGtttcagtgctgctgctgcagctgctgttgcacctCTCTCTGGGAGGTTATTTCcttttcgatttatttcatTCTGGCATTTCTATTAGCGAGCGACGTGTATTGACAGGAAGTGGAGGGGAAAAGGACACTTTTCGTTATTTACGTCGCATGAAAGTCTCCATGTTACTAGCGATCTTACGTGCTAGCTAATTTTAAGAAAGTCTTCGTTCCAGCCACCCCTGGGACGCCAAAAAGGGGTCGTTAGCCCTTTGCGGAATGTTGCGCCGTCCCCCTTTTTATAACGATCTACGTCACGTACGTAGGTGGATGGTGAATGATGGCAGATATTAATTGCAAGCATGTCGGTGAGGTCCGTGGGGATGCATAATGGGTGGAGGAGAGGGGGGAAACAAAGCAACATGTATCCACAGCATCCTACGGAAACACTAATCCTGTGGGGGAGGAACTAGAAGTATGAAATTCCATTCTGCAGATTGATCGTTTACAAGTCTCGTCCGGGCAAGTCTCGAGCGGCCAATTATGCTCGCAATGTGTTGCCATAGACAGCAGCATGAAATAAGAGTATGGAAAGCGAGTGTAATGTAGGCAGAAAACCTGGATGACAGTTTggtgcttcatcatcagcatgaaACTTGGTGATCGTTAGATGATCATTAGATCGCCAGGGGGAAAAAGCTCACAAAAGAGTCGACCACAGAATGTGAAATCACAAACGAGCCGTATATTTGTGATTTCACATTCTGTGGTCGACTCTTTTGTGAGCTTtttccgtccttatatatgttaaaaaaaaaagaatgtgaAATCAGCATTTCCTATTTCCTACAGATATTAATACAGAATCACTTGAATGTAAAGAGGATGCAAAGCCCtctgccccaaaaagggaatccTGCTGGTTCGAAAGCGCTATGCTGCACACAACCACCGAGTTGCCTCGCTCCCAATGGAGGAGGAGCCCAGCTTACCCTTGATCAGCCAGAACagccaggagagagagagagtaagagagtgAAATCTGTTTGGGAAAATCTCCCCCCGGGCGAACCCAGACACCCACTCCATAccagcaaccccccccccccctctccctcttccctcATTGGACACAAAATCGCCGACACCGATTTTCAAAATGCAGCTCGAGCGCGAAATGGGCcagcgggggaaaaaaaaagaaagaaaatgctaAATCGCTTAccattatttatttgtttatctaTCCGCTGCGTCGGATTTAACGtttctcgctcgcgcgcgcgcgcccgcgttcAGGGGaatgaatttcgatttttcctttcgGAGGAAAAGTGTTCCGCTGCCATGgattcggggggggggggggggggggggggctttgcTCCAGAGCTCAAGTGCAAAACGTGTTCCCGCGTGCGCCAACCGGTGTCCGATGGCAACGTGATGATTATGTTTGAAGAGGTGTCACTCTGCTCATTCCATCCAGctagccagcgagccagcgggCGAGCCAGGCCAGTGGCCAGCCGCATGTCCTATCCCTCTCTATTCTTCCATTACAAGGGGGGGAGGAGATGGATCTCATAACAATCTCGTACAAGCCGTCATCAGCAACGAGAGGGACGTCGACTGGACTGGCCTGGACtcggcggagagagagagagattgaatgAAGATTTGGCGGAATGGTGGAAGGCAATGAAGACACACAAAAAGGTGGCCAATGTCTCGGCCGCCCGGGATCGGTCCACATCCTCCTTCCCCCATTCTTTTCTCCTCCCTTCGTTCTCCTTTTACTTTTCTAACATCTCACCAAAGATTGAGCTCGAGAGTGAGTCCGGGGAAACTTCGCCGATCGCCAcatcgcgcaaaaaaaaacggaacacggaaagCAGACAGCCAGCACCGTGTGGCCGTGGTATCGGCGATGAGATCGGGCTGTTTCATTGAATCTTAAACaagagcaccaccaacacccccccTGCAAATGCAACGATCGTTGAATGGTGTGGATGCACTGTGGTGGACAGACATAACATGGGTGAAAATTATGATGTTTGCATACATTTTCGCTTTGCTCACGCGTCCATTCCCATTCGACTCTGTCTCCGCTGAAAGTCTATCTAAACATTACCATCGTACCATTACAGTTGACAgccggaagaggaggaggatcgaGAGCAAGTTGGGCAGTTGCGGGATCACTTGACAGCATCACCGCAGCGCCAGTCCATTCACTACCAAGTCATTCACAGTCATCTTGCACTTGCTGTGTTTTCTGACCGCTGATGCTCACCATCCGCTAATCAACGTACGCGCATTCCCTGTGGTTGTGCACTTTTCATTCAGCACTATCGGCTAACCACGGTGATGCACTGGTCTGTTTGTCTGCGGAGGTGAAGGGGCATCATCGTCCACGAACGATCTTCAGTTCGCAAGTGACAGTTGCAGCAGCGGAACGAAGCCAGCACCACTCTTCTGGTGCGGTTGGTGAAGTGAATTGAAATATATTATCAAGCGGGATGTCTCATACATCACCTGAAGGAGCTGACTACCTGGCGGATTTATGCGACACGGCGACTTCCTATCTGCAGCGCTCTCGGTGATCGTTCATCATTAAATAGACACaggaataatttattcaaactgACCAGGAAATGTTGACTATCTACCCCGATATGCAAATGATAAGGCATACTTTATGTTCTCAAACTTTTCATTCGTTCTAAAATCACCTTCGTCATTTACCAAGATTGAACCAAATTCACATCAACATCTATCCAACATAAAGGTCGCGCACACTGCTAATTAATAGCAGCAGCGTTCTAAATAAAGCGACATCATTAAGTGATCCTTCGCGTTCAAAGAATTTACCATTAAATTGCAGCTAAAAGAACTAAAAAAGGAGGGTAACCAATTCACTTATCAGAACGATCgccattttctgttccatCGAATGTTaaccggttgcggttgcggtgcggGGGAAGGTCAGCATAAAATactgcttctccttctacGACAGATCGCTACAGATCGaactctctgctctgctgtacCGACCATTAGTTACTGGTTAAGATCGTGAACGTTCGCGTGTGCGTTTTTGTTTCTAGGACCATTGGCTCCTCTATCgggccagcatcatcatcatcatcatcctcatcagtCCCCCCGATTGCCATATGTGCGAAGCAGCGGTCGGGCACACTAATAAGCATCCACAGCGCCGCGACGGAATCGCAATGATATCTAACGATCTGTGTGTTGTTCGATTGGATTTCGCTTCATGGTTTGATTTGATCTTGCTCCGAGAGCGTCgctctgctgcagcaggtCGTTTTGTGGTCGTGGCTTACGGGTGGCTAAAGCCACCACTGGTATTAGGTCTATTCGTTGTCGATTGCACTGCAATCCGTGCCGGGGAGGGGGTCGGTGCCAAGGTTGTTTCGTTTGGATTTAATTACTCGGGTGCTAAATGGAAGTTGGCCTCTCgggacctctctctctctcgcgagtgAGTCTTGACCTTTAATCgctgtttttatttattaaatcaGAATACTGCCAGAGCAAGAGCGTttattgcgcgcgcgcgcccgcgcgatcgatcgcgatctacTGAGAGGATCGTTTCGTCGCTTGCTTTAAGATTTGATTCAAAGTTTAACGATGCACCCTTAAACCAATGCTTAGTGTGTTGAACAGCTCTACTCAAATGGAATCGATCATTTAtatgcgtttttctttttttttctttttttgaacGCTGCACAAGGAACAGATGTTTATTGACGTTTGTTGACCGATCACCTGGATCACCGAAGATCATCAGCTGGCATTGAacaacggaccgaccgaccaatcgACGGACCACGATGTGCAAATGTTTCCCTAACCTTGGCTATATTTTGTTTTAACCTGCTCAGCACATCCTGGGGGCGGAAGTTTGCGGGTTTGTGATTGTGCAATCAGCAGTTGTGAGCAGGGAGTCCAcaaacacgatcgatcgaccgaccagCCGACCGGATTCCACACCTTTGGGggttaatatttaatttagcACTTCCCGGCGGGACTCTCAGCGGGTGGGGAACCCCCGGTCGTCGGTGAGTCGATCATGCCGAACCCGCCGCCTTCTCCACACCGTTGACCACCAACCGGTGCAGTGGTGCACCACTGGTTTCGCATCC is a window of Anopheles aquasalis chromosome 2, idAnoAquaMG_Q_19, whole genome shotgun sequence DNA encoding:
- the LOC126573058 gene encoding CCR4-NOT transcription complex subunit 6-like isoform X1: MSRNKDKYENNNPRRQQTFLTAEDIAAGKKTFWHGLEITGSVRNLSPTLWKFEHLTALFLNDNCLTRLPLQIGHLCNLRTLDLSANKLRSLPAELGELIQLRELLLNNNYLRVLPYELGKLFNLHVLGLHGNPLGKDVLSIYNEPNGTSKLLTYMLDNLTVSVGPPPQRPWIPLARPNRARGACIFTVMCYNVLCDKYATRQMYGYCPSWALSWEYRKKAILDEIRHYSADIISLQEVETDQFFNFFKPELKNDGYEGIFSPKSRAKTMSEADRKYVDGCAIFFRSSKFSLIKEHLVEFNQLAMANAEGSDNMLNRVMPKDNIGLAALLKVKEGAWESVSPEAAQISQPLLVCTAHIHWDPEFCDVKLIQTMMLSNEIKTILDEAGLSFRPGHKFDVNNVQLVLCGDFNSLPDSGVIEFLSAGRVSMDHQDFKELGYKSCLQRISNCDTPNEFTHSFKLASAYSEDIMPYTNYTFEFKGIIDYIFYSKQGMVPLGLLGPISSDWLRENKVVGCPHPHIPSDHFPLLVELELIHMPSAGAQPPNGLIGRR
- the LOC126573058 gene encoding CCR4-NOT transcription complex subunit 6-like isoform X2, with protein sequence MKQVRTYRRRKGTTIARLGQLGVQGVSVGPPPQRPWIPLARPNRARGACIFTVMCYNVLCDKYATRQMYGYCPSWALSWEYRKKAILDEIRHYSADIISLQEVETDQFFNFFKPELKNDGYEGIFSPKSRAKTMSEADRKYVDGCAIFFRSSKFSLIKEHLVEFNQLAMANAEGSDNMLNRVMPKDNIGLAALLKVKEGAWESVSPEAAQISQPLLVCTAHIHWDPEFCDVKLIQTMMLSNEIKTILDEAGLSFRPGHKFDVNNVQLVLCGDFNSLPDSGVIEFLSAGRVSMDHQDFKELGYKSCLQRISNCDTPNEFTHSFKLASAYSEDIMPYTNYTFEFKGIIDYIFYSKQGMVPLGLLGPISSDWLRENKVVGCPHPHIPSDHFPLLVELELIHMPSAGAQPPNGLIGRR
- the LOC126573058 gene encoding CCR4-NOT transcription complex subunit 6-like isoform X3 translates to MKQVRTYRRRKVSVGPPPQRPWIPLARPNRARGACIFTVMCYNVLCDKYATRQMYGYCPSWALSWEYRKKAILDEIRHYSADIISLQEVETDQFFNFFKPELKNDGYEGIFSPKSRAKTMSEADRKYVDGCAIFFRSSKFSLIKEHLVEFNQLAMANAEGSDNMLNRVMPKDNIGLAALLKVKEGAWESVSPEAAQISQPLLVCTAHIHWDPEFCDVKLIQTMMLSNEIKTILDEAGLSFRPGHKFDVNNVQLVLCGDFNSLPDSGVIEFLSAGRVSMDHQDFKELGYKSCLQRISNCDTPNEFTHSFKLASAYSEDIMPYTNYTFEFKGIIDYIFYSKQGMVPLGLLGPISSDWLRENKVVGCPHPHIPSDHFPLLVELELIHMPSAGAQPPNGLIGRR
- the LOC126573058 gene encoding CCR4-NOT transcription complex subunit 6-like isoform X4, which gives rise to MCYNVLCDKYATRQMYGYCPSWALSWEYRKKAILDEIRHYSADIISLQEVETDQFFNFFKPELKNDGYEGIFSPKSRAKTMSEADRKYVDGCAIFFRSSKFSLIKEHLVEFNQLAMANAEGSDNMLNRVMPKDNIGLAALLKVKEGAWESVSPEAAQISQPLLVCTAHIHWDPEFCDVKLIQTMMLSNEIKTILDEAGLSFRPGHKFDVNNVQLVLCGDFNSLPDSGVIEFLSAGRVSMDHQDFKELGYKSCLQRISNCDTPNEFTHSFKLASAYSEDIMPYTNYTFEFKGIIDYIFYSKQGMVPLGLLGPISSDWLRENKVVGCPHPHIPSDHFPLLVELELIHMPSAGAQPPNGLIGRR